In Felis catus isolate Fca126 chromosome A3, F.catus_Fca126_mat1.0, whole genome shotgun sequence, a single genomic region encodes these proteins:
- the ZNF335 gene encoding zinc finger protein 335 isoform X1 produces the protein MEENEVESSSDAAPGPGRPEEPSESGLGVGTSEAVSADSSDAAAAPGPAEADDSGVGQSSDRGSSSLEEVSESSSSTDPLPHGYLPDSSSVSRGPVEGVTGGPPALVHSSALPDANMLVSDCTASSSDLGSAIDKIIESTIGPDLIPSCITVTSAEDGGTETARYLILQGPDDGAPMASPMSSSTLAHSLAAIEALADGPTSTCLEPPEEARGRPSSPAQPPPSSGTEEPDLQSLEAMMEVVVVQQFKCKMCQYRSSTKATLLRHMRERHFRPAAAAAATAAGKKGRLVRKWGTSAKTPDEEGPEEEDDDDIVDAGAIDDLEEDSDYNPAEDEPRGRQLRPQRPTPSTPRPRRRPGRPRKLPRLETADLSDGVEGEPLVSSQSGQSPPEPQDPEAPSSSGPGCLVALDKADRGPVEPGVSQSDAENAAPSCQDEPDAPPRRRGRPSRRFLGKKYRKYYYKSPKPLLRPFLCRICGSRFLSHEDLRFHVNSHEAGDPQLFKCLQCSYRSRRWSSLKEHMFNHVGSKPYKCGECSYASVYRKDVARHAAVHSRDRKKRPDPTPKLSSFPCPVCGRVYPMQKRLTQHMKTHSTEKPHMCDKCGKSFKKRYTFKMHLLTHIQAVANRRFKCEFCEFVCEDKKALLNHQLSHVSDKPFKCSFCPYRTFREDFLLSHVAVKHTGAKPFACEYCHFSTRHKKNLRLHVRCRHASSFEEWGRRHPEEPPSRRRPFFSLQQIEELKQQHSAAPGPPASSPGPPEIPPEAAPFQAPETPPLLCSDTLGGATIIYQQGAEESTAMATQTALDLLLNMSAQRELGGTALQVAVVKSEDVEAELASPGEQPSPAGAAPQVVTLHVAEPGSSLAAESQLGAPDLPQITLAPGPFGGTGYSVITAPPMEEGTSAPGTPYSEEPPGEAAQAVVVSDTLKEAGTHYIMAADGTQLHHIELTADGSISFPSPDSLAPGAKWPLLQCGGLPRDGPEPPSPARTHRVGDPQGSASPPPAASKAPGLVVPPSPPPAGTASSKKFSCKICAEAFPGRAEMESHKRAHAGPSAFKCPDCPFSARQWPEVRAHMAQHSSLRPHQCSQCSFASKNKKDLRRHMLTHTNEKPFACHLCGQRFNRNGHLKFHIQRLHSPDGRKAGTPTARTPGRTPTQTIILNSDDDTLATLHTALQSSHGVLGPERLQQALGQEHIIVAQEQTVTNQEEATYIQEITTADGQTVQHLVTSDNQVQYIISQDGVQHLLPQEYVVVPEGHHIQVQEGQITHIQYEQGAPFLQESQIQYVPVSPGQQLVTQAQLEAAAHSAVTAVADAAMAQAQGLFGTEEAVPEHIQQLQHQGIEYDVITLTDD, from the exons ATGGAGGAGAACGAAGTGGAGAGCAGTAGCGACGCGGCCCCTGGGCCTGGCCGGCCCGAGGAGCCCTCTGAGAGCGGCTTGGGCGTGGGCACCTCTGAAGCCGTGTCGGCCGACAGCAGCGACGCCGCGGCCGCCCCGGGGCCGGCTGAGGCCGACGACTCTGGCGTGGGGCAGAGCTCCGACCGCGGCAGCAGCTCTCTG GAGGAAGTATCTGAGAGCAGCTCCAGCACAGACCCCCTGCCCCACGGCTACCTCCCTGATTCCTCTTCTGTGTCCCGTGGGCCAGTGGAGGGAGTGACAGGCGGCCCCCCAGCACTGGTGCACTCCAGCGCTCTCCCAGACGCCAACATGCTGGTGTCCGACTGCACGGCTTCTTCCTCGGACCTGGGCTCAGCCATTGACAAGATCATCGAGTCCACCATCGGGCCAGACCTAATCCCAA gCTGCATCACCGTAACCAGTGCTGAGGATGGCGGAACCGAGACTGCCCGGTACCTGATCCTGCAGGGCCCGGACGATG GTGCCCCCATGGCTTCGCCGATGTCCAGTTCCACCTTGGCCCACAGCCTGGCAGCCATCGAGGCCCTGGCTGACGGCCCCACGTCCACATGCCTAGAGCCCCCCGAGGAGGCACGGGGGAGGCCCAGCTCCCCAGCACAGCCGCCCCCAAGCTCTGGTACCGAGGAGCCAGACctgcagagcctggaggccaTGATGGAAGTGGTGGTGGTACAGCAGTTCAAGTGCAAGATGTGCCAGTACCGGAGCAGCACCAAGGCCACGCTGCTGCGCCACATGCGGGAGCGGCACTTCCGACCAG cagcagcagcagcagcaaccgCAGCCGGTAAGAAGGGGCGTCTGGTAAGGAAGTGGGGTACCTCTGCCAAGACCCCAGACGAAGAGGGGCCAGAGGAGGAAGATGATGATGACATTGTCGACGCTGGTGCCATTGACGACCTAGAGG AGGACAGTGACTACAATCCGGCCGAGGATGAGCCCCGGGGCCGGCAGCTACGGCCCCAGCGCCCTACTCCCAGTACCCCAAGACCCCGAAGGAGACCTGGCCGGCCTCGGAAGCTGCCTCGCCTGGAGACCGCGGACCTCTCAGATG GTGTGGAAGGAGAGCCTCTAGTGAGTTCCCAGAGCGGACAGAGCCCACCAGAGCCTCAGGACCCCGAGGCACCCAGCTCCTCTGGCCCGGGATGCCTGGTGGCCCTGGACAAGGCTGATAGGGGCCCCGTGGAACCTGGCGTGAGCCAGTCGGATGCAGAGAACGCAGCCCCCTCTTGTCAGGATGAGCCCGATGCCCCACCCCGCCGCCGGGGCCGACCCTCCAGGCGCTTCCTCGGCAAGAAATACCGCAA GTATTATTACAAGTCACCCAAACCGCTCCTGAGGCCCTTCCTGTGCCGCATCTGCGGCTCCCGCTTCCTGTCCCATGAGGACCTGCGCTTCCACGTCAACTCCCATGAGGCCGGGGACCCCCAGCTCTTCAAGTGCCTGCAGTGCAGCTATCGCTCCCGCCGCTGGTCCTCGCTCAAG GAGCACATGTTCAATCACGTGGGTAGTAAGCCCTACAAGTGTGGCGAATGCAGCTATGCCAGCGTCTACCGGAAGGACGTGGCCCGGCACGCAGCCGTGCACAGCCGAGACCG GAAGAAGAGGCCAGATCCG ACTCCGAAGCTGAGCTCCTTCCCGTGCCCTGTGTGTGGCCGTGTGTACCCCATGCAGAAGAGACTCACACAGCACATGAAGACACACAGCACTGAGAAGCCCCACATGTGTGACAAG TGTGGAAAGTCCTTTAAGAAGCGCTACACCTTTAAGATGCACCTGCTCACACATATCCAGGCTGTCGCCAACCGCAG GTTCAAGTGCGAGTTCTGTGAATTTGTTTGTGAGGACAAGAAGGCACTGCTGAACCACCAGCTGTCCCACGTCAGCGACAAGCCATTCAAATGCAGCTTTTGCCCCTACCGCACCTTCCGAGAGGACTTCCTGCTCTCCCATGTGGCTGTCAAGCACACAG GGGCCAAGCCCTTCGCCTGTGAGTACTGCCATTTCAGCACCCGGCACAAGAAGAACCTCCGCCTGCACGTACGGTGTCGGCACGCAAGCAGCTTCGAGGAGTGGGGGCGGCGCCACCCTGAGGAGCCCCCTTCCCGCCGTCGCCCCTTCTTCTCTCTGCAGCAGATTGAGGAGCTGAAGCAGCAGCACAGCGCGGCCCCCGGGCCACCCGCCAGCTCCCCAGGGCCTCCTGAG ATTCCCCCAGAGGCAGCACCTTTCCAGGCACCTGAGACCCCCCCACTGCTCTGTTCCGACACCCTTGGTGGCGCCACCATCATCTACCAGCAAG GAGCTGAGGAGTCAACGGCAATGGCCACGCAGACAGCCTTGGATCTGCTGCTGAACATGAGTGCTCAGCGGGAGCTGGGGGGCACAGCCCTGCAG GTGGCCGTGGTGAAGTCGGAGGACGTGGAAGCAGAGTTAGCCTCCCCTGGCGAGCAGCCTTCCCCGGCAGGTGCCGCTCCCCAAGTGGTCACCCTCCACGTGGCAGAGCCGGGGAGCAGCCTGGCAGCGGAGAGTCAGCTGGGTGCCCCCGACCTGCCCCAGATCACCCTGGCACCCGGTCCATTTGGTGGGACTGGCTACAGTGTCATCACAGCACCCCCTATGGAGGAGGGGACATCGGCTCCTGGCACACCTTACAG CGAGGAGCCCCCAGGGGAGGCAGCCCAGGCCGTGGTCGTGAGCGACACCCTGAAAGAAGCTGGCACCCACTATATCATGGCAGCCGATGGGACGCAGCTGCACCACATTGAG CTGACTGCAGATGGTTCCATCTCCTTCCCGAGTCCGGATTCGCTGGCCCCTGGAGCCAAGTGGCCGCTGCTGCAGTGTGGGGGGCTGCCCAGAGATGGCCCTGAGCCCCCATCTCCAGCCAGGACCCACCGGGTGGGAGACCCCCAGggctctgcctccccacctcctgcagcCAGCAAAGCCCCGGGCCTGGTAGTACCCCCCTCGCCGCCACCTGCAGGCACGGCATCATCAAAGAAGTTTTCCTGCAAGATCTGTGCCGAGGCCTTCCCTGGCCGAGCAGAGATGGAGAGTCACAAACGAGCCCACGCCGGGCCTAGTGCCTTCAAGTGCCCCGACTGCCCCTTCAGTGCCCGCCAGTGGCCCGAGGTCCGG GCCCACATGGCACAGCACTCGAGCCTGCGGCCCCACCAGTGCAGCCAGTGCAGCTTTGCCTCCAAGAACAAGAAGGACCTGCGGCGACACATGCTGACCCACACCAACGAGAAGCCTTTTGCGTGCCATCTCTGCGGGCAGCG tTTCAACCGGAATGGGCATCTCAAGTTCCATATCCAGCGGCTGCACAGTCCTGATGGGAGAAAGGCGGGGACACCTACTGCCCGGACCCCAGGCCGGACCCCCACCCAGACCATCATCCTGAACAGTGATGATGACACGCTGGCCACGCTGCACA cTGCACTCCAGTCCAGTCATGGGGTCCTGGGGCCAGAGCGGCTACAGCAGGCACTGGGCCAGGAACACATCATTGTCGCCCAAGAGCAGACAGTGACCAATCAG GAAGAAGCCACCTATATCCAAGAGATCACCACAGCTGATGGCCAGACAGTACAGCATCTGGTTACCTCTGACAACCAG GTACAATACATCATCTCCCAGGACGGAGTCCAGCACCTGCTCCCCCAGGAATATGTCGTGGTTCCAGAGGGCCATCACATCCAG GTACAGGAAGGCCAGATCACACATATCCAGTATGAACAGGGGGCCCCGTTCCTCCAGGAGTCCCAG ATCCAGTATGTGCCCGTGTCCCCAGGCCAGCAGCTTGTCACACAGGCCCAACTGGAGGCGGCAGCACACTCAGCAGTCACAG CGGTGGCCGATGCTGCTATGGCCCAAGCCCAGGGCCTGTTTGGCACAGAAGAAGCAGTGCCTGAACACATCCAACAGCTGCAGCACCAGGGCATCGAGTACGACGTCATCACCCTGACCGATGACTGA